Proteins from a single region of Campylobacter sp. RM16704:
- the coaBC gene encoding bifunctional phosphopantothenoylcysteine decarboxylase/phosphopantothenate--cysteine ligase CoaBC, with protein sequence MKTILLAVSGSIAFYKAYELISLLKKEGFRVKVLLSQGALKFGTKLSFEALADEILCEENESWQNTNNHIAFSKTCDCVLFAPASVNSINKLNYGMADNLFIQTLIAVDKNKPFLIAPAANTNMYLHFSTQNSLKNLKEQGYIIIDPVVKTLACKDEGLGALAELDSIVYALKRSLMQEDFFKDKSFVISGGGTKEKIDDVRCISNFSSGKMAKAIADALYFLGAKVVLVSSVEFKTPYKLEKFESSLELKEKLQKYKDFNALIMAAAVSDFIPKAFKGKIKKNEYLNGFDLKLRINEDILKNLDFKGKKIGFKMEFDVQNALENAKKSLVNKNLDMVCLNILNEQMSFGSDENSIYFITKDSISQSFKQSKEKLSFVLAQELRKLW encoded by the coding sequence ATGAAAACAATCTTACTGGCAGTAAGTGGAAGTATAGCTTTTTATAAAGCTTATGAGCTTATTTCTTTATTAAAAAAAGAAGGTTTTAGAGTTAAAGTTTTGCTAAGTCAAGGAGCTTTGAAATTTGGCACTAAGCTTAGTTTTGAAGCTTTGGCAGATGAAATTTTATGTGAAGAAAATGAAAGTTGGCAAAATACTAATAATCATATAGCTTTTAGTAAGACTTGTGATTGTGTGCTTTTTGCACCTGCTAGTGTTAATTCTATCAATAAACTAAACTATGGTATGGCGGATAATTTATTCATTCAAACTTTAATAGCAGTAGATAAAAACAAGCCTTTTTTAATCGCACCTGCTGCAAATACAAATATGTATTTACACTTTAGCACTCAAAATTCTTTAAAAAATTTAAAAGAGCAAGGTTATATTATCATTGATCCTGTGGTTAAAACTCTAGCTTGTAAAGATGAAGGTTTAGGAGCTTTGGCTGAACTTGATAGTATTGTTTATGCTTTAAAAAGAAGCTTAATGCAAGAAGACTTTTTTAAAGATAAAAGTTTTGTTATAAGTGGTGGTGGAACTAAAGAAAAAATCGATGATGTAAGATGTATTAGCAATTTTTCAAGTGGAAAAATGGCAAAGGCAATCGCAGATGCTTTGTATTTTTTAGGTGCTAAGGTAGTGTTGGTTAGTTCAGTAGAGTTTAAAACACCTTATAAATTAGAAAAATTTGAATCTTCTTTGGAATTAAAAGAAAAATTGCAAAAATACAAAGATTTTAATGCTTTGATTATGGCTGCTGCTGTGAGTGATTTTATTCCCAAAGCTTTTAAAGGTAAGATTAAAAAAAATGAGTATTTAAATGGGTTTGATTTAAAATTAAGGATTAATGAGGATATATTAAAAAATTTAGATTTTAAAGGTAAAAAAATAGGCTTTAAAATGGAATTTGATGTACAAAATGCTTTAGAAAATGCAAAAAAATCTTTAGTTAATAAAAATTTAGATATGGTTTGTTTAAATATTTTAAATGAGCAAATGAGCTTTGGAAGCGATGAAAATAGCATTTACTTTATCACTAAAGATAGTATTTCTCAAAGTTTTAAACAAAGCAAAGAAAAGCTTAGTTTTGTTTTAGCACAAGAATTAAGGAAACTTTGGTGA
- the glmU gene encoding bifunctional UDP-N-acetylglucosamine diphosphorylase/glucosamine-1-phosphate N-acetyltransferase GlmU, with translation MKISVLILAAGLGTRMKSQNPKVLQKICSKAMILHILKQAYKISDDVCVVLSHQKEKVEQVVLEHFPNTRFLEQDLQNFPGTAGALRGYESKHEKVLILCGDMPLVKASDLEKIALNESDFNVAVFEVKDPKSYGRIVLKENKIQKIVETKDASKEELAINICNSGVYAIKAQILKEVLPLIKNENKAKEYYLTDAVYLAKEKGYEIDAVFVNEQDFMGVNDKVELCLAQDLMQEAIKKEWMRQGVIFHMPATTFISDEVEFVGECEVYENVRIEGKSKIINSIIKSSSVIEDSIVENSDVGPLAHLRPKCQLKNTHIGNFVECKNALLNGVKAGHLSYLGDCEIDEGTNIGCGTITCNYDGVKKHKTKIGKNVFVGSDTQFIAPVEIKDEVIIAAGSTVCKDVEKGSLHINRAKVQIIEDFYYKKLGKK, from the coding sequence ATGAAAATTTCTGTGCTTATTTTAGCTGCTGGACTTGGTACGCGTATGAAATCACAAAATCCAAAAGTGCTTCAAAAAATTTGTTCAAAAGCAATGATTTTACATATTTTAAAACAAGCATATAAAATTAGTGATGATGTATGTGTGGTGCTTTCTCATCAAAAAGAAAAGGTTGAGCAAGTTGTTTTAGAGCATTTTCCAAATACACGCTTTTTAGAACAAGACTTGCAAAATTTTCCAGGTACTGCAGGGGCTTTAAGGGGTTATGAGAGTAAGCATGAAAAAGTATTGATTTTATGTGGTGATATGCCTTTAGTTAAAGCAAGTGATTTAGAAAAAATAGCTTTAAATGAAAGTGATTTTAATGTGGCAGTTTTTGAGGTAAAAGATCCAAAAAGCTATGGAAGAATAGTATTAAAAGAAAATAAAATTCAAAAAATAGTAGAAACAAAAGATGCAAGCAAAGAAGAACTTGCTATAAACATTTGTAATAGTGGTGTTTATGCTATAAAAGCACAAATTTTAAAAGAAGTATTGCCTTTGATAAAAAATGAAAATAAAGCTAAAGAGTATTATTTAACCGATGCAGTATATTTAGCAAAAGAAAAGGGCTATGAAATCGATGCAGTGTTTGTAAATGAGCAAGATTTTATGGGAGTAAATGATAAAGTAGAGCTTTGCTTAGCACAAGATCTTATGCAAGAAGCGATTAAAAAAGAATGGATGAGACAAGGGGTTATTTTTCATATGCCTGCGACGACTTTTATTTCAGATGAGGTTGAGTTTGTAGGCGAGTGCGAAGTATATGAAAATGTGCGTATAGAGGGAAAATCAAAAATCATTAATTCTATCATTAAAAGCTCAAGTGTGATTGAAGATAGCATAGTAGAAAATAGTGATGTAGGTCCTTTAGCACATTTACGTCCAAAATGTCAGCTTAAAAATACACATATAGGAAATTTTGTAGAATGCAAAAATGCATTATTAAATGGAGTTAAAGCAGGGCATTTGAGTTATTTAGGGGATTGTGAGATAGATGAGGGAACTAATATAGGTTGTGGTACTATCACTTGTAATTATGATGGGGTTAAAAAACATAAAACCAAAATAGGTAAAAATGTTTTTGTAGGTTCAGATACGCAATTTATCGCTCCGGTTGAAATAAAAGATGAAGTAATCATCGCAGCAGGAAGCACTGTGTGTAAGGATGTAGAAAAAGGCTCTTTACATATTAATAGAGCAAAAGTGCAAATCATAGAAGATTTTTACTATAAAAAATTAGGTAAAAAATGA
- a CDS encoding autotransporter outer membrane beta-barrel domain-containing protein has translation MNIQGNLNVNNSFIGIFDANKKGGLIFVDGDVNIKDSAIGISTNSVSNLGINNYVAIKTTGNFNQDIDKNIVTALYTKDITSMLETSNLLPKNVFFEDTDLAQFTDYKLSVSNDGKNLLISGGANENVRDLAKILKSEIDIRKEALDTFENIKNSIEYDEDYNQNSYQKPGYIGDEAMLEAIVQAEKELQEQIEKLEQQIQDIQDNGGKFDGSDLVENMKDVSLENKNLAVNMLNSILDSKLSNDAIAALTLDTTGKNLNTITTNTNASAKAIVNNAQNSSVNSSIGVANDLAIGTRIAKLSNPYQDKALVEKFATTHIAALASDVYNYYGSSSFNNSFWGNVFGGANIIDGDSGALYGFTLGADRKINDNALLGFYFTYADSTIKDGVMEQKSDNYQFGIYSLINPNDQWEINLRAYGQISPTDQSVTMLSDSSNADYNSKFFGLSANAGRIFNPNSSSLFIKPFAGINYYYAHTPSYKESGMFAKDVQSMTNNSISLELGAEFRKYMSEESYLFITPKIEQYVMNNGDDFVAGFVGSGSNFIIKGNDKKKTYAQIIIGGNVDINEQFSLNAGIGAKQILAGKTDNKNETYVSGQVGFKYKF, from the coding sequence ATGAATATACAAGGAAATTTAAATGTAAATAATTCTTTTATTGGTATATTTGATGCAAATAAGAAAGGTGGTTTAATCTTTGTAGATGGAGATGTGAATATAAAAGATTCAGCTATAGGTATAAGTACAAATAGTGTTTCAAATTTAGGTATAAACAACTATGTAGCTATAAAAACAACAGGCAATTTTAACCAAGATATAGATAAAAACATAGTAACAGCACTATACACTAAAGATATAACAAGTATGCTTGAAACAAGCAATTTACTACCAAAAAATGTATTTTTTGAAGATACCGATTTAGCTCAATTTACAGACTATAAACTTAGTGTTTCTAATGATGGTAAAAATCTTTTAATTAGTGGTGGTGCTAATGAAAATGTAAGAGATTTAGCAAAAATATTAAAATCTGAAATTGATATTAGAAAAGAAGCCTTAGATACTTTTGAAAATATAAAAAATAGCATAGAATACGATGAAGATTATAATCAAAATTCTTACCAAAAACCAGGATATATCGGAGATGAAGCTATGCTTGAAGCCATAGTGCAAGCAGAAAAAGAACTACAAGAACAAATTGAAAAATTAGAACAACAAATCCAAGATATACAAGATAATGGTGGAAAATTTGATGGTAGTGATTTAGTTGAAAATATGAAAGATGTTAGCTTAGAAAATAAAAATTTAGCTGTAAATATGCTAAATAGTATTTTAGATTCTAAACTTAGCAATGACGCTATCGCAGCACTCACTTTAGATACAACAGGAAAAAATCTAAATACAATCACAACAAACACAAATGCAAGTGCAAAAGCTATAGTAAATAATGCTCAAAATTCTTCTGTTAATTCTTCCATAGGCGTAGCAAATGACCTAGCTATTGGAACAAGAATAGCAAAACTTTCAAATCCTTATCAAGATAAAGCTTTAGTAGAAAAATTTGCTACAACCCATATAGCAGCACTAGCAAGTGATGTTTATAATTATTATGGAAGCTCTTCATTTAATAATAGCTTTTGGGGTAATGTTTTTGGTGGTGCAAATATCATAGATGGAGATAGTGGTGCTTTGTATGGATTTACCTTAGGTGCTGATAGAAAAATCAACGATAATGCTTTGCTTGGTTTTTATTTTACTTATGCTGATTCAACTATTAAAGATGGGGTTATGGAACAAAAATCAGATAATTATCAATTTGGTATTTATTCTTTAATCAATCCAAACGATCAATGGGAAATTAATCTAAGAGCTTACGGGCAAATTTCTCCAACAGATCAAAGTGTAACAATGCTAAGTGATTCTAGTAATGCTGATTATAATAGTAAATTTTTTGGTTTAAGTGCTAATGCTGGTAGAATTTTTAATCCAAATTCATCATCATTATTTATCAAGCCTTTTGCTGGTATAAATTACTACTACGCACACACTCCAAGCTATAAAGAAAGTGGTATGTTTGCAAAAGATGTTCAAAGTATGACAAATAATTCTATTAGTTTAGAACTAGGTGCTGAATTTAGAAAATATATGAGTGAAGAATCATATTTATTTATCACTCCAAAAATAGAACAATATGTGATGAATAATGGAGATGATTTTGTAGCTGGATTTGTTGGCTCAGGTTCAAATTTTATCATCAAAGGTAATGATAAGAAAAAAACTTACGCTCAAATCATCATAGGTGGTAATGTAGATATTAACGAACAATTTAGCTTAAATGCTGGTATTGGAGCTAAACAAATATTAGCTGGCAAAACAGATAATAAAAACGAAACTTATGTAAGTGGTCAAGTAGGTTTTAAATATAAATTCTAA